A genomic window from Lutra lutra chromosome 17, mLutLut1.2, whole genome shotgun sequence includes:
- the BCAM gene encoding basal cell adhesion molecule isoform X2: MEPRDGPARACRAPRLLVLALLLGAHPGAQAEEPLPGSSLVEVMKGEPVALNCTALVAHDHFVLEWFLADRSGVRHRLASAQQQGSELQGRVHDSRGRSPPYQLDSRGHLVLTEAQVGDEQSYVCVVRAGAASTEATTELRMFAKPEATEVFPNKGILSVVEDFAQEIATCNSRNGNPAPQITWYQNGQPLPVPMEVNAEGYMTSRTVREASGLQSLTSTLYLRLRKAHRDASFHCSVSYDLPMGRRGRLDSPAFHLTLHYPTENVDFWVGSPSTTEGWVREGDSVQLFCRGDGNPSMEYVFFRLQDKQENVLKTNLEGNLTLEGVQRGQSGTYGCRVEDYDAAEDAVLSKTAELRVAYLDPLELSTGEELSLHLGNSTTVNCSVQGLPTPALRWTKDFVPLGNGPTLSLSSITFDSAGTYVCEASMPTVPLLSRTQSFKLLVQGPPQLSAEESQPQTEGGWREGDEVRLVCSARGYPEPKLSWSQLGGSPAEPALTGQGWVSSSLTLKVTSALSREGVSCEASNTHGKKQHVFHFGSVAPQTSQAGVAVMAVAVSVGLLLLVVAAFYCMRRKGRPGCCRRGEKGALPPGDPQLSHSGSERPEQKGLLMGGASGGARHGSGGFRDEC; this comes from the exons ATGGAGCCCCGGGACGGCCCGGCCCGGGCGTGCAGGGCCCCGCGGCTGCTAGTGCTCGCGCTCCTGCTGGGGGCGCACCCAG GTGCCCAGGCTGAGGAGCCTTTGCCTGGGTCCTCCCTGGTGGAGGTGATGAAGGGGGAGCCCGTCGCCCTGAACTGCACCGCCTTGGTGGCCCACGACCATTTTGTGCTGGAGTGGTTCCTG GCAGACCGCTCTGGGGTCCGCCACCGCCTGGCCTCAGCCCAGCAGCAGGGCTCCGAGCTCCAGGGCCGGGTGCACGACTCCCGGGGCCGCAGCCCCCCATACCAGCTGGACTCCCGGGGCCACCTGGTGCTGACCGAGGCCCAGGTGGGAGACGAGCAGAGCTACGTGTGCGTGGTGAGGGCGGGCGCAGCGAGCACCGAGGCCACCACGGAGCTCCGCATGTTCG CGAAACCCGAGGCCACGGAGGTCTTCCCCAACAAAGGGATCCTGTCTGTGGTGGAAGACTTTGCCCAGGAG ATCGCCACCTGCAACAGCCGCAACGGGAACCCCGCCCCCCAGATCACGTGGTATCAGAACGGGCAGCCGCTCCCAGTGCCCATGGAGGTGAACGCAG AGGGCTACATGACCAGCCGCACCGTCCGGGAGGCTTCGGGCCTGCAGTCTCTCACCAGCACTCTCTACCTGCGGCTCCGGAAGGCCCACCGGGACGCCAGCTTCCACTGCTCCGTGAGCTACGACCTGCCCATGGGTCGACGCGGCCGCCTGGACAGCCCTGCCTTCCACCTGACCCTGCACT ATCCCACAGAGAACGTGGATTTCTGGGTGGGCAGCCCGTCCACCACCGAGGGCTGGGTACGCGAGGGTGACTCTGTCCAGCTGTTTTGCCGGGGGGACGGCAACCCCAGCATGGAATACGTATTTTTCCGCCTTCAG GACAAGCAGGAGAACGTGCTGAAAACAAATCTTGAGGGGAACTTGACCCTGGAGGGGGTTCAGCGGGGCCAGAGCGGGACCTACGGCTGCAGGGTCGAGGACTACGACGCTGCGGAGGACGCGGTGCTCTCCAAAACCGCGGAGCTGCGCGTGGCCT ACCTGGACCCCCTTGAGCTCAGCACCGGGGAGGAGCTCTCCTTACACTTGGGTAACAGCACAACCGTGAACTGCTCCGTGCAAGGtctgcccacccctgccctgcgCTGGACCAAG GACTTCGTCCCGCTGGGGAACggccccaccctctccctgagCTCCATCACCTTCGACTCGGCGGGCACCTACGTCTGTGAGGCCTCCATGCCCACGGTCCCCCTCCTCAGCCGTACCCAGAGCTTCAAGCTGCTGGTCCAAG GGCCACCTCAATTAAGCGCAGAAGAGTCTCAGCCCCAGACAGAGGGCggctggagggaaggagatgaAGTCAGGCTGGTGTGCTCTGCCCGTGGTTACCCGGAGCCCAAACTCAGCTGGAGCCAATTGGGTGGCAGC CCAGCAGAACCGGCCCTcactgggcagggctgggtgagCAGCTCCCTGACCCTGAAGGTGACCAGTGCCCTGAGCAGAGAAGGCGTCTCCTGCGAGGCCTCCAACACCCACGGGAAGAAGCAGCATGTCTTCCACTTTGGCTCTG TGGCCCCCCAGACTTCCCAGGCCGGCGTGGCTGTCATGGCCGTGGCCGTCAGCGTGGGCCTCTTGCTTCTCGTCGTCGCTGCCTTCTACTGCATGAGGCGCAAGGGTCGCCCTGGCTGCTGTCGGCGAGGGGAAAAGGGGGCCCT gccacCTGGAGACCcacagctgagccactcagggtcAGAGCGGCCTGAGCAGAAGGGCCTTCTCATGGGAGGTGCCTCTGGTGGAGCCAGGCATGGCAGTGGGGGCTTCAGAGATGAG tgCTGA
- the BCAM gene encoding basal cell adhesion molecule isoform X1 encodes MEPRDGPARACRAPRLLVLALLLGAHPGAQAEEPLPGSSLVEVMKGEPVALNCTALVAHDHFVLEWFLADRSGVRHRLASAQQQGSELQGRVHDSRGRSPPYQLDSRGHLVLTEAQVGDEQSYVCVVRAGAASTEATTELRMFAKPEATEVFPNKGILSVVEDFAQEIATCNSRNGNPAPQITWYQNGQPLPVPMEVNAEGYMTSRTVREASGLQSLTSTLYLRLRKAHRDASFHCSVSYDLPMGRRGRLDSPAFHLTLHYPTENVDFWVGSPSTTEGWVREGDSVQLFCRGDGNPSMEYVFFRLQDKQENVLKTNLEGNLTLEGVQRGQSGTYGCRVEDYDAAEDAVLSKTAELRVAYLDPLELSTGEELSLHLGNSTTVNCSVQGLPTPALRWTKDFVPLGNGPTLSLSSITFDSAGTYVCEASMPTVPLLSRTQSFKLLVQGPPQLSAEESQPQTEGGWREGDEVRLVCSARGYPEPKLSWSQLGGSPAEPALTGQGWVSSSLTLKVTSALSREGVSCEASNTHGKKQHVFHFGSVAPQTSQAGVAVMAVAVSVGLLLLVVAAFYCMRRKGRPGCCRRGEKGALPPGDPQLSHSGSERPEQKGLLMGGASGGARHGSGGFRDEAPE; translated from the exons ATGGAGCCCCGGGACGGCCCGGCCCGGGCGTGCAGGGCCCCGCGGCTGCTAGTGCTCGCGCTCCTGCTGGGGGCGCACCCAG GTGCCCAGGCTGAGGAGCCTTTGCCTGGGTCCTCCCTGGTGGAGGTGATGAAGGGGGAGCCCGTCGCCCTGAACTGCACCGCCTTGGTGGCCCACGACCATTTTGTGCTGGAGTGGTTCCTG GCAGACCGCTCTGGGGTCCGCCACCGCCTGGCCTCAGCCCAGCAGCAGGGCTCCGAGCTCCAGGGCCGGGTGCACGACTCCCGGGGCCGCAGCCCCCCATACCAGCTGGACTCCCGGGGCCACCTGGTGCTGACCGAGGCCCAGGTGGGAGACGAGCAGAGCTACGTGTGCGTGGTGAGGGCGGGCGCAGCGAGCACCGAGGCCACCACGGAGCTCCGCATGTTCG CGAAACCCGAGGCCACGGAGGTCTTCCCCAACAAAGGGATCCTGTCTGTGGTGGAAGACTTTGCCCAGGAG ATCGCCACCTGCAACAGCCGCAACGGGAACCCCGCCCCCCAGATCACGTGGTATCAGAACGGGCAGCCGCTCCCAGTGCCCATGGAGGTGAACGCAG AGGGCTACATGACCAGCCGCACCGTCCGGGAGGCTTCGGGCCTGCAGTCTCTCACCAGCACTCTCTACCTGCGGCTCCGGAAGGCCCACCGGGACGCCAGCTTCCACTGCTCCGTGAGCTACGACCTGCCCATGGGTCGACGCGGCCGCCTGGACAGCCCTGCCTTCCACCTGACCCTGCACT ATCCCACAGAGAACGTGGATTTCTGGGTGGGCAGCCCGTCCACCACCGAGGGCTGGGTACGCGAGGGTGACTCTGTCCAGCTGTTTTGCCGGGGGGACGGCAACCCCAGCATGGAATACGTATTTTTCCGCCTTCAG GACAAGCAGGAGAACGTGCTGAAAACAAATCTTGAGGGGAACTTGACCCTGGAGGGGGTTCAGCGGGGCCAGAGCGGGACCTACGGCTGCAGGGTCGAGGACTACGACGCTGCGGAGGACGCGGTGCTCTCCAAAACCGCGGAGCTGCGCGTGGCCT ACCTGGACCCCCTTGAGCTCAGCACCGGGGAGGAGCTCTCCTTACACTTGGGTAACAGCACAACCGTGAACTGCTCCGTGCAAGGtctgcccacccctgccctgcgCTGGACCAAG GACTTCGTCCCGCTGGGGAACggccccaccctctccctgagCTCCATCACCTTCGACTCGGCGGGCACCTACGTCTGTGAGGCCTCCATGCCCACGGTCCCCCTCCTCAGCCGTACCCAGAGCTTCAAGCTGCTGGTCCAAG GGCCACCTCAATTAAGCGCAGAAGAGTCTCAGCCCCAGACAGAGGGCggctggagggaaggagatgaAGTCAGGCTGGTGTGCTCTGCCCGTGGTTACCCGGAGCCCAAACTCAGCTGGAGCCAATTGGGTGGCAGC CCAGCAGAACCGGCCCTcactgggcagggctgggtgagCAGCTCCCTGACCCTGAAGGTGACCAGTGCCCTGAGCAGAGAAGGCGTCTCCTGCGAGGCCTCCAACACCCACGGGAAGAAGCAGCATGTCTTCCACTTTGGCTCTG TGGCCCCCCAGACTTCCCAGGCCGGCGTGGCTGTCATGGCCGTGGCCGTCAGCGTGGGCCTCTTGCTTCTCGTCGTCGCTGCCTTCTACTGCATGAGGCGCAAGGGTCGCCCTGGCTGCTGTCGGCGAGGGGAAAAGGGGGCCCT gccacCTGGAGACCcacagctgagccactcagggtcAGAGCGGCCTGAGCAGAAGGGCCTTCTCATGGGAGGTGCCTCTGGTGGAGCCAGGCATGGCAGTGGGGGCTTCAGAGATGAG GCCCCAGAATAG
- the NECTIN2 gene encoding nectin-2 isoform X3, producing the protein MARAAALPPSRSSPTLPLLPLLLLLLHLLRETGAQDVQVRVPPEVRGYLGSTVQLPCHLLPPGPEVRVSQVTWLHVDAAGVSKSVAAFHPSYGPSFRSPKPGEERLSFVTAGQSAGTRQGTEMDLRDATLALRGLTVDDEGNYTCEFATFPSGTSRGMTWLKAIAQPQNHAETQEVTLSLEPVPVARCVSEGGRPPARISWFSPLDGETKETQMSGPVPGTVTVTSRFTLVPLSQADGVKVTCKVEHESFEEPILLPVTLSVRYPPEVSISGYDDNWYLGRSEATLSCDVRSKPEPTGYDWSTTTGIFPASAIAQGPQLIIHSVDRLVNTTFICTVTNAVGTGRAEQVVLVRETPNTAGAGATGGIIGGIIAAIIATAVVATGILICRQQRKEQRLQGAEEEDDPPSFSLLGPQSTAHSRPPTLMLASHVLSRICLDTMSCPPWKNGQGPCSLGPRAWVPQSWCLLGHLSWRGFPWT; encoded by the exons ATGGCCCGGGCCGCAGCCCTCCCGCCTTCGAGATCGTCGCCGACGCTGCCGCtcctgccgctgctgctgctgctgctgcatctGCTCCGGGAAACCG gaGCCCAGGATGTCCAAGTTCGAGTGCCACCCGAGGTGCGGGGCTACCTGGGCAGCACCGTGCAGCTGCCATGCCACCTGCTGCCTCCAGGACCGGAAGTCCGAGTGTCACAGGTGACCTGGCTGCATGTAGACGCGGCCGGGGTCAGCAAGAGTGTGGCTGCCTTCCACCCCTCCTATGGCCCCAGCTTCCGCAGCCCAAAACCTGGTGAAGAGCGGCTGTCCTTTGTCACTGCCGGGCAGAGTGCAGGGACCAGGCAGGGCACCGAGATGGATCTGCGAGACGCTACGCTGGCCCTCCGGGGACTGACAGTGGACGATGAGGGCAACTACACTTGCGAGTTTGCCACCTTCCCCAGTGGCACCAGTCGGGGGATGACCTGGCTCAAAGCCATAG CACAGCCCCAGAACCACGCCGAAACGCAGGAGGTCACGCTCAGCCTGGAACCCGTGCCCGTGGCCCGCTGTGTCTCTGAGGGTGGCCGCCCACCCGCTCGAATCTCCTGGTTCTCACCCCTGGATGGGGAGACCAAAGAGACCCAGATGTCGGGGCCTGTGCCCGGCACAGTCACTGTCACCAGCCGGTTCACCTTGGTGCCCTTGAGCCAAGCAGACGGTGTCAAGGTCACCTGCAAAGTAGAGCATGAGAGCTTCGAGGAGCCGATCCTGCTGCCTGTGACCCTCTCCGTGCGCT ACCCACCTGAGGTCTCCATCTCCGGCTACGATGACAACTGGTACCTCGGCCGCAGCGAGGCCACCCTGAGCTGTGACGTCCGCAGCAAACCGGAGCCCACAGGCTATGACTGGAGCAC GACAACAGGCAtcttcccagcctcagcaatAGCCCAGGGCCCCCAGCTGATCATCCACTCAGTGGACAGACTGGTCAACACCACATTCATCTGCACAGTCACCAACGCCGTGGGCACGGGTCGTGCTGAACAGGTGGTCCTCGTGCGAG AGACCCCCAACACAGCAGGCGCAGGGGCCACGGGTGGCATCATTGGGGGCATCATCGCTGCCATCATTGCTACCGCTGTGGTCGCCACAGGCATCCTCATCTGTCGGCAGCAGCGGAAAGAGCAGAGGCtacagggggcagaggaggaggatga CCCTCCCAGCTTTTCACTCTTGGGGCCTCAGAGCACAGCCCACTCAAGACCCCCTACTTTGATGCTGGCGTCTCATGTGCTGAGCAG gataTGCCTCGATACCATGAGCTGCCCACCTTGGAAGAACGGTCAGGGCCCCTGCTCCTTGGGGCCACGGGCCTGGGTTCCCCAATCCTGGTGCCTCCTGGGCCACCTGTCATGGAGAGGGTTTCCCTGGACTTAG
- the BCAM gene encoding basal cell adhesion molecule isoform X3, with translation MEPRDGPARACRAPRLLVLALLLGAHPGAQAEEPLPGSSLVEVMKGEPVALNCTALVAHDHFVLEWFLADRSGVRHRLASAQQQGSELQGRVHDSRGRSPPYQLDSRGHLVLTEAQVGDEQSYVCVVRAGAASTEATTELRMFAKPEATEVFPNKGILSVVEDFAQEIATCNSRNGNPAPQITWYQNGQPLPVPMEVNAEGYMTSRTVREASGLQSLTSTLYLRLRKAHRDASFHCSVSYDLPMGRRGRLDSPAFHLTLHYLDPLELSTGEELSLHLGNSTTVNCSVQGLPTPALRWTKDFVPLGNGPTLSLSSITFDSAGTYVCEASMPTVPLLSRTQSFKLLVQGPPQLSAEESQPQTEGGWREGDEVRLVCSARGYPEPKLSWSQLGGSPAEPALTGQGWVSSSLTLKVTSALSREGVSCEASNTHGKKQHVFHFGSVAPQTSQAGVAVMAVAVSVGLLLLVVAAFYCMRRKGRPGCCRRGEKGALPPGDPQLSHSGSERPEQKGLLMGGASGGARHGSGGFRDEAPE, from the exons ATGGAGCCCCGGGACGGCCCGGCCCGGGCGTGCAGGGCCCCGCGGCTGCTAGTGCTCGCGCTCCTGCTGGGGGCGCACCCAG GTGCCCAGGCTGAGGAGCCTTTGCCTGGGTCCTCCCTGGTGGAGGTGATGAAGGGGGAGCCCGTCGCCCTGAACTGCACCGCCTTGGTGGCCCACGACCATTTTGTGCTGGAGTGGTTCCTG GCAGACCGCTCTGGGGTCCGCCACCGCCTGGCCTCAGCCCAGCAGCAGGGCTCCGAGCTCCAGGGCCGGGTGCACGACTCCCGGGGCCGCAGCCCCCCATACCAGCTGGACTCCCGGGGCCACCTGGTGCTGACCGAGGCCCAGGTGGGAGACGAGCAGAGCTACGTGTGCGTGGTGAGGGCGGGCGCAGCGAGCACCGAGGCCACCACGGAGCTCCGCATGTTCG CGAAACCCGAGGCCACGGAGGTCTTCCCCAACAAAGGGATCCTGTCTGTGGTGGAAGACTTTGCCCAGGAG ATCGCCACCTGCAACAGCCGCAACGGGAACCCCGCCCCCCAGATCACGTGGTATCAGAACGGGCAGCCGCTCCCAGTGCCCATGGAGGTGAACGCAG AGGGCTACATGACCAGCCGCACCGTCCGGGAGGCTTCGGGCCTGCAGTCTCTCACCAGCACTCTCTACCTGCGGCTCCGGAAGGCCCACCGGGACGCCAGCTTCCACTGCTCCGTGAGCTACGACCTGCCCATGGGTCGACGCGGCCGCCTGGACAGCCCTGCCTTCCACCTGACCCTGCACT ACCTGGACCCCCTTGAGCTCAGCACCGGGGAGGAGCTCTCCTTACACTTGGGTAACAGCACAACCGTGAACTGCTCCGTGCAAGGtctgcccacccctgccctgcgCTGGACCAAG GACTTCGTCCCGCTGGGGAACggccccaccctctccctgagCTCCATCACCTTCGACTCGGCGGGCACCTACGTCTGTGAGGCCTCCATGCCCACGGTCCCCCTCCTCAGCCGTACCCAGAGCTTCAAGCTGCTGGTCCAAG GGCCACCTCAATTAAGCGCAGAAGAGTCTCAGCCCCAGACAGAGGGCggctggagggaaggagatgaAGTCAGGCTGGTGTGCTCTGCCCGTGGTTACCCGGAGCCCAAACTCAGCTGGAGCCAATTGGGTGGCAGC CCAGCAGAACCGGCCCTcactgggcagggctgggtgagCAGCTCCCTGACCCTGAAGGTGACCAGTGCCCTGAGCAGAGAAGGCGTCTCCTGCGAGGCCTCCAACACCCACGGGAAGAAGCAGCATGTCTTCCACTTTGGCTCTG TGGCCCCCCAGACTTCCCAGGCCGGCGTGGCTGTCATGGCCGTGGCCGTCAGCGTGGGCCTCTTGCTTCTCGTCGTCGCTGCCTTCTACTGCATGAGGCGCAAGGGTCGCCCTGGCTGCTGTCGGCGAGGGGAAAAGGGGGCCCT gccacCTGGAGACCcacagctgagccactcagggtcAGAGCGGCCTGAGCAGAAGGGCCTTCTCATGGGAGGTGCCTCTGGTGGAGCCAGGCATGGCAGTGGGGGCTTCAGAGATGAG GCCCCAGAATAG
- the NECTIN2 gene encoding nectin-2 isoform X1, translating into MARAAALPPSRSSPTLPLLPLLLLLLHLLRETGAQDVQVRVPPEVRGYLGSTVQLPCHLLPPGPEVRVSQVTWLHVDAAGVSKSVAAFHPSYGPSFRSPKPGEERLSFVTAGQSAGTRQGTEMDLRDATLALRGLTVDDEGNYTCEFATFPSGTSRGMTWLKAIAQPQNHAETQEVTLSLEPVPVARCVSEGGRPPARISWFSPLDGETKETQMSGPVPGTVTVTSRFTLVPLSQADGVKVTCKVEHESFEEPILLPVTLSVRYPPEVSISGYDDNWYLGRSEATLSCDVRSKPEPTGYDWSTTTGIFPASAIAQGPQLIIHSVDRLVNTTFICTVTNAVGTGRAEQVVLVRETPNTAGAGATGGIIGGIIAAIIATAVVATGILICRQQRKEQRLQGAEEEDDLEGPPSYKPPTPKAKLEEPEMPSQLFTLGASEHSPLKTPYFDAGVSCAEQDMPRYHELPTLEERSGPLLLGATGLGSPILVPPGPPVMERVSLDLEDDDEEEEDYLDKINPIYDALSYSSPSDSYQSKGFVMSRAMYV; encoded by the exons ATGGCCCGGGCCGCAGCCCTCCCGCCTTCGAGATCGTCGCCGACGCTGCCGCtcctgccgctgctgctgctgctgctgcatctGCTCCGGGAAACCG gaGCCCAGGATGTCCAAGTTCGAGTGCCACCCGAGGTGCGGGGCTACCTGGGCAGCACCGTGCAGCTGCCATGCCACCTGCTGCCTCCAGGACCGGAAGTCCGAGTGTCACAGGTGACCTGGCTGCATGTAGACGCGGCCGGGGTCAGCAAGAGTGTGGCTGCCTTCCACCCCTCCTATGGCCCCAGCTTCCGCAGCCCAAAACCTGGTGAAGAGCGGCTGTCCTTTGTCACTGCCGGGCAGAGTGCAGGGACCAGGCAGGGCACCGAGATGGATCTGCGAGACGCTACGCTGGCCCTCCGGGGACTGACAGTGGACGATGAGGGCAACTACACTTGCGAGTTTGCCACCTTCCCCAGTGGCACCAGTCGGGGGATGACCTGGCTCAAAGCCATAG CACAGCCCCAGAACCACGCCGAAACGCAGGAGGTCACGCTCAGCCTGGAACCCGTGCCCGTGGCCCGCTGTGTCTCTGAGGGTGGCCGCCCACCCGCTCGAATCTCCTGGTTCTCACCCCTGGATGGGGAGACCAAAGAGACCCAGATGTCGGGGCCTGTGCCCGGCACAGTCACTGTCACCAGCCGGTTCACCTTGGTGCCCTTGAGCCAAGCAGACGGTGTCAAGGTCACCTGCAAAGTAGAGCATGAGAGCTTCGAGGAGCCGATCCTGCTGCCTGTGACCCTCTCCGTGCGCT ACCCACCTGAGGTCTCCATCTCCGGCTACGATGACAACTGGTACCTCGGCCGCAGCGAGGCCACCCTGAGCTGTGACGTCCGCAGCAAACCGGAGCCCACAGGCTATGACTGGAGCAC GACAACAGGCAtcttcccagcctcagcaatAGCCCAGGGCCCCCAGCTGATCATCCACTCAGTGGACAGACTGGTCAACACCACATTCATCTGCACAGTCACCAACGCCGTGGGCACGGGTCGTGCTGAACAGGTGGTCCTCGTGCGAG AGACCCCCAACACAGCAGGCGCAGGGGCCACGGGTGGCATCATTGGGGGCATCATCGCTGCCATCATTGCTACCGCTGTGGTCGCCACAGGCATCCTCATCTGTCGGCAGCAGCGGAAAGAGCAGAGGCtacagggggcagaggaggaggatga TCTGGAAGGGCCTCCCTCATACAAGCCACCAACCCCCAAGGCGAAGCTGGAGGAGCCTGAGATG CCCTCCCAGCTTTTCACTCTTGGGGCCTCAGAGCACAGCCCACTCAAGACCCCCTACTTTGATGCTGGCGTCTCATGTGCTGAGCAG gataTGCCTCGATACCATGAGCTGCCCACCTTGGAAGAACGGTCAGGGCCCCTGCTCCTTGGGGCCACGGGCCTGGGTTCCCCAATCCTGGTGCCTCCTGGGCCACCTGTCATGGAGAGGGTTTCCCTGGACTTAGaggatgatgatgaggaggaggaagactaTCTAGATAAAATCAACCCCATCTATGATGCCCTGTCCTACTCCAGCCCCTCTGATTCCTACCAGAGCAAAGGCTTTGTCATGTCCCGGGCCATGTATGTGTGA
- the NECTIN2 gene encoding nectin-2 isoform X2 — MARAAALPPSRSSPTLPLLPLLLLLLHLLRETGAQDVQVRVPPEVRGYLGSTVQLPCHLLPPGPEVRVSQVTWLHVDAAGVSKSVAAFHPSYGPSFRSPKPGEERLSFVTAGQSAGTRQGTEMDLRDATLALRGLTVDDEGNYTCEFATFPSGTSRGMTWLKAIAQPQNHAETQEVTLSLEPVPVARCVSEGGRPPARISWFSPLDGETKETQMSGPVPGTVTVTSRFTLVPLSQADGVKVTCKVEHESFEEPILLPVTLSVRYPPEVSISGYDDNWYLGRSEATLSCDVRSKPEPTGYDWSTTTGIFPASAIAQGPQLIIHSVDRLVNTTFICTVTNAVGTGRAEQVVLVRDTPRASPRDVGPVVWGAVGGTLLVLLLLAGGSLAFILLRVRRRRKSPGGGGGGGGESSGGGAYDPKTQVFGNGGPVFWTPAAPGPLKPDGKEEEDEEEEEEKAEEGLMLPPPKALEDDMESQLDGSLISRRAIYV, encoded by the exons ATGGCCCGGGCCGCAGCCCTCCCGCCTTCGAGATCGTCGCCGACGCTGCCGCtcctgccgctgctgctgctgctgctgcatctGCTCCGGGAAACCG gaGCCCAGGATGTCCAAGTTCGAGTGCCACCCGAGGTGCGGGGCTACCTGGGCAGCACCGTGCAGCTGCCATGCCACCTGCTGCCTCCAGGACCGGAAGTCCGAGTGTCACAGGTGACCTGGCTGCATGTAGACGCGGCCGGGGTCAGCAAGAGTGTGGCTGCCTTCCACCCCTCCTATGGCCCCAGCTTCCGCAGCCCAAAACCTGGTGAAGAGCGGCTGTCCTTTGTCACTGCCGGGCAGAGTGCAGGGACCAGGCAGGGCACCGAGATGGATCTGCGAGACGCTACGCTGGCCCTCCGGGGACTGACAGTGGACGATGAGGGCAACTACACTTGCGAGTTTGCCACCTTCCCCAGTGGCACCAGTCGGGGGATGACCTGGCTCAAAGCCATAG CACAGCCCCAGAACCACGCCGAAACGCAGGAGGTCACGCTCAGCCTGGAACCCGTGCCCGTGGCCCGCTGTGTCTCTGAGGGTGGCCGCCCACCCGCTCGAATCTCCTGGTTCTCACCCCTGGATGGGGAGACCAAAGAGACCCAGATGTCGGGGCCTGTGCCCGGCACAGTCACTGTCACCAGCCGGTTCACCTTGGTGCCCTTGAGCCAAGCAGACGGTGTCAAGGTCACCTGCAAAGTAGAGCATGAGAGCTTCGAGGAGCCGATCCTGCTGCCTGTGACCCTCTCCGTGCGCT ACCCACCTGAGGTCTCCATCTCCGGCTACGATGACAACTGGTACCTCGGCCGCAGCGAGGCCACCCTGAGCTGTGACGTCCGCAGCAAACCGGAGCCCACAGGCTATGACTGGAGCAC GACAACAGGCAtcttcccagcctcagcaatAGCCCAGGGCCCCCAGCTGATCATCCACTCAGTGGACAGACTGGTCAACACCACATTCATCTGCACAGTCACCAACGCCGTGGGCACGGGTCGTGCTGAACAGGTGGTCCTCGTGCGAG acACACCCCGGGCCTCACCCCGAGACGTGGGTCCAGTGGTGTGGGGGGCCGTGGGGGGGACACTGCTGGTGCTACTACTTCTGGCTGGGGGGTCCTTGGCCTTCATCTTGctgagggtgaggaggaggaggaagagccctggaggaggaggaggaggaggaggagagagcagtgGAGGAGGAGCCTACGATCCAAAAACTCAGGTGTTTGGGAATGGGGGCCCCGTCTTCTGGACGCCAGCCGCCCCTGGCCCCCTGAAGCCGGATGGcaaagaggaggaggacgaggaggaagaggaggagaaggcagaggaaggtctCATGTTGCCTCCACCCAAGGCTCTCGAGGACGACATGGAGTCCCAGCTGGACGGCTCCCTCATTTCACGGCGGGCAATTTACGTGTGA